The Paramisgurnus dabryanus chromosome 3, PD_genome_1.1, whole genome shotgun sequence genome includes a window with the following:
- the LOC135768874 gene encoding small integral membrane protein 36-like, translating to MSFIADDVEIDPVTLNLIILIASYVILLLVFLISCILYDCQGKDPTKEYAPDPMPNLNPAPIRLVVMQSSPANARWDQNKMVTTYEPPGVEKKSTLV from the coding sequence ATGAGCTTCATCGCAGACGATGTTGAGATAGACCCGGTCACCCTCAACCTCATCATCCTCATCGCCAGCTATGTCATTCTTCTCCTCGTCTTCCTCATCTCCTGCATCCTCTACGACTGCCAGGGAAAAGACCCCACGAAGGAGTACGCACCCGACCCTATGCCCAACCTCAACCCCGCTCCCATACGGCTGGTGGTCATGCAAAGCTCGCCCGCCAACGCCCGGTGGGACCAGAACAAGATGGTGACCACCTACGAACCTCCAGGCGTAGAGAAAAAGAGCACGTTAGTCTGA